In the genome of Hevea brasiliensis isolate MT/VB/25A 57/8 chromosome 14, ASM3005281v1, whole genome shotgun sequence, the window gtttttagatTCATCTAAAAGAGATGAATTAATAATCACAACCAAAAACTTCTAGGGAGAGAGGTTTtacctttttttaaaaaaatttctttcTTCTCTTTAGTTTTCATCTTGAATTTTTGTGATGTTTTCCctagtttaatgaaattattaagtgctttattgttgagattttttttttgaagaataGTTTACATGGtgcaaatttttctttcaataaaATATCAAATTTTGATGGTTAACTAATGGAGTTCGTAAAAAAAATCATGGAGTTCGTAAAAAAGTGGCCTGAtggaataattaatttaaaatttatggatatacattaatatataatattttaaaagaatattttataaaaatatctttAAAATTATACAAAATATATAGATTTTAAAGGATTGCATTTTGATTGGTTGAAATTGCAAAGAGCACTAATCCATTCTCCATGTCTGAGttattctctctctctcaggaagggaaaaaaaaaaaaaaaaaggtgagtcGTGTTTGGCACTTTTTAAGTATTGAAGAACTtgaactattaaaaaaaaaattgtcattgagtttaataaataatatttactatataaaaaatgagttttgaaaaataaaggtttttttttttcttaaatgtggatttatgaatttaaaatttgacatgaaattgtgattttatatgattaaagtttagtaaatgtgagttttggtaCACTGCCTCTTCTCTAAACTCTCctccttctctttctttttcatttttttgtgaGTTTTTTAGGTGATTATCAGTGAGTACCATccccttttcattttttttattctcaataatttctagaACTGTACTTTTAGAGCAAATTAGTGTTTGTAACGCTTCTTAATTACAATCAATATTCATGGTAGAATCAAGCACAAAATAGAGATGATAGAAAATGCCCATTTTAATTATGACAAACATTAAGCTTTAATttggaagaaaaaaaatatttcaacatTAGTACAATTAATCAAACCATGGACAACAATAACTAATTAAAAACAGGTTGCTCCACAAATATATTACTATAAATCATATATGTCTCTCACCATGGATTTGGAACTATCCAAAAAGGTGGTGGATCAATCCTCCTTAAATCACACGCATAAAATGGTTTCACAATCTTTTCTTCCAAGCTGAACTTGCCAAGATCATGGCCTCCACACAAGTCATCCTCATTCATCTGATTCCAATTATCGTCCGTAAAATAAATAGAATTCTTTTCAAATCCTGAACAATACTGAGCTGAAAGTGACATTCACAATCTTTTCTTCCAAGCTGAACTTGCCAAGATCATGGCCTCCACACAAGTCATCCTCATTCATCTGATTCCAATTATCGTCCGTAAAATAAATAGAATTCTTTTCAAATCCTGAACAATACTGAGCTGAAAGTGACATTGAATGGTTTCCCCCTAGAAACAATACCTTATTTGTCAAATTGTCTACTCCCACCCATTTTTGATTACTGGAATCCAACTTGCAAACATGAAACATGAGTGTTTGATATGGGCAAACCAAAGGCCGGGTGCTGTCACCACTCAGAAGATATGCTTCATCAACAACTTTACCTTCTTGATTAACAAAATTCCCTATATACCTTAGCACCAGTAAAAGATACCTAGATGATTCCACCAAGTAAGTTTGGCAAGAATGTAAATTTCTGAAACACTTTGTAGCTTCCAACATTTCTCTTGTGGTTGAAGGGTGGATTTCCCTTTTCTTTATTGACAAAGAAGCATGAAAGTCCCATACTTCAATGGAACTATCCCACGTTAATGCATAAAAAAGATCATTATAGTATATGATATCACAGTAGCCTTGAGATGCACCACTGAGAATAGTCCAACCTAAATCTACTTTCTTATAGAAAGCAAGCCTTGAAAGGTAACCAAGAATTAGTACAACTATATAGTTGTTATCATGAGATGGATTTGACAGTAAGATAGCTTTGGTGATAAAAACCTTTCTCAAGTTATTAACTTGAAACATGAACCTCTCAATTATAGGCAGCTGAATTCAAACTTGTGAAAAGGGGTTGAGGAGGAAGGGTTTTGCTTCATCATCCAAAAGCACTAGCCACCCATGAGGTGACCCAACATACCAAGCATCATTACTGAACAGATTACCAATGTTCTTCATCTTATATATTTTATTGTCCTCAAGGCTAAAGAAGCAACGAGCATGATGTTCTTGGTTGCCAGGGAGCAGGAGCCATGGTGTTTGACGCAAAGAAGAGACATATGATTTTGGGGTAAATTTcatccatggtacatgaattttAGAGTCGGTAACACTATGTtacatgaattttaaaatttcacttaaaaccTCATAAACTACAGTAAATGTCACTTTAAATCTCATATAACCTACAATAATCGGTTTAAAGGTaaaaatgtaatggcctggctcactagtgatattgtccgctctggcctagcccatactaggcctcacggtttt includes:
- the LOC110649331 gene encoding LOW QUALITY PROTEIN: putative F-box protein At5g38270 (The sequence of the model RefSeq protein was modified relative to this genomic sequence to represent the inferred CDS: substituted 1 base at 1 genomic stop codon), with amino-acid sequence MKFTPKSYVSSLRQTPWLLLPGNQEHHARCFFSLEDNKIYKMKNIGNLFSNDAWYVGSPHGWLVLLDDEAKPFLLNPFSQVXIQLPIIERFMFQVNNLRKVFITKAILLSNPSHDNNYIVVLILGYLSRLAFYKKVDLGWTILSGASQGYCDIIYYNDLFYALTWDSSIEVWDFHASLSIKKREIHPSTTREMLEATKCFRNLHSCQTYLVESSRYLLLVLRYIGNFVNQEGKVVDEAYLLSGDSTRPLVCPYQTLMFHVCKLDSSNQKWVGVDNLTNKVLFLGGNHSMSLSAQYCSGFEKNSIYFTDDNWNQMNEDDLCGGHDLGKFSLEEKIVKPFYACDLRRIDPPPFWIVPNPW